A single region of the Candidatus Binatia bacterium genome encodes:
- the mfd gene encoding transcription-repair coupling factor: protein MSAVREPSRETNPAEPSRVAARLLEAGGTHPRIQEMMERLDASAPGASIRIRGVAGSAGALVAALLARRPGTRLAVIAPDLDRAEGWHDDLCFFLGPDRVVFIPPHDTVPWSSQVATAPVREDRIHAFLRLGDPDPPVAVIPALALHRLAPAPDRIRARAITVRAGLTIAPEALLRRLVLAGYRSVPEIGESGEVSRRGGIVDVFGPGMDHPARLEFDGDTVASLRSFDVTSQRSTGPIEEARLAPARELLYSEDADERLRPMDAPSAPRTSETDRIRDLVAEGIYFEGMEWAAPLLGLPLGSVLDHLAENTILWVDEPAAVERELQDAERETERLEEDARAKTPHLPPREALFEPPERAAGRLAGRRRVEAALTVREGAPRGEVIALDARPQPSFGRKLDLLRTELKRLSDLGMTRMILCDNRGQAERLEELLGSDLGGIDIGDLSAGFVLPGAKLAVFTDHEIFARYRRRRARKLRPSAAALRELLTLTPGDYVVHLDHGIGVYRGLKPLTLDGQETECMQIDYAGGDRLFVPIGQLGMVERYSAEEGRAPAVHRLGGTTWARVKAKTRKAIADMAETLLRHYAVRKARPGRAFGPDTPWQRELESSFIYEETPDQLRAVEEVKKDMESARPMDRLICGDVGYGKTEVAIRAAFKAIQEGTQVAVLVPTTVLAQQHFVTFSERYADYPVRVDMLSRFRSPKEQKETVAKIGTGEVDLVIGTHRLLSKDVVFKNLGLVVIDEEQRFGVAQKERIRTLVETVDVLTLTATPIPRTLHMSLLGARDMSVMTTPPRGRYPIRTEIVEMSQEVVGEALLRESDRGGQSFFVHNRVESIDRIAHYVTSIVPQLKVVVAHGQMKDTQLEKVMVEFLERRADVLVSTMIIESGLDIPTVNTMLVHRADALGLAQLYQLRGRIGRSHHQAFCHLLVPAGKVLTEEAEKRLRVIAEHEELGAGLMIAMRDLEIRGAGNLLGPEQHGHMLSVGFDLYCRMVDEVVHELQGEPVDRRPEPEVSSPLPAFVPDEYIEDGDEKLDVYRRMAALSTLEALEALRAELRDRFGPPPSEVEHLLALKGLRILGKEAGAERLRIGRDRIEIELHDPLPRERIMALVPEVPVPIEFASGARTLRIRKPGDPLPLATKVLRALAPVDSVARLPLPTAGR, encoded by the coding sequence ATGAGCGCCGTCCGCGAGCCGTCCCGAGAAACGAACCCCGCCGAGCCCTCCCGGGTGGCCGCCCGCCTTCTCGAGGCGGGCGGCACGCACCCGCGCATCCAGGAGATGATGGAGCGCCTGGACGCGTCCGCGCCCGGCGCCTCCATCCGGATCCGCGGCGTCGCCGGGAGCGCGGGCGCTCTGGTCGCGGCCCTTCTCGCGCGGCGCCCGGGGACCCGCCTCGCGGTGATCGCCCCCGATCTGGACCGCGCCGAGGGTTGGCACGACGATCTCTGCTTTTTCCTCGGCCCCGACCGGGTGGTCTTCATTCCACCGCACGACACGGTTCCCTGGAGCTCCCAGGTCGCGACCGCCCCGGTGCGCGAGGACCGGATCCACGCGTTCCTGCGCCTGGGAGATCCCGATCCGCCCGTCGCCGTGATTCCCGCGCTCGCGCTCCACCGGCTGGCGCCCGCGCCCGACCGCATCCGCGCGCGCGCGATCACCGTGCGCGCGGGGCTCACGATCGCCCCCGAGGCGCTGCTCCGCCGCCTGGTGCTGGCCGGCTACCGCTCCGTTCCCGAAATCGGCGAATCGGGGGAGGTGAGCCGCCGCGGCGGGATCGTGGACGTGTTCGGCCCGGGGATGGACCACCCCGCGCGGCTCGAGTTCGACGGCGACACCGTGGCGTCGCTCCGCTCCTTCGACGTCACCTCGCAGCGCTCGACCGGGCCGATCGAAGAGGCGCGCCTGGCGCCCGCGCGCGAGCTCCTGTACTCCGAGGACGCCGACGAGCGCCTGCGGCCGATGGACGCTCCTTCGGCGCCGCGCACGTCCGAGACCGATCGCATCCGCGACCTCGTGGCCGAGGGGATCTACTTCGAGGGGATGGAGTGGGCGGCGCCGCTCCTCGGCCTTCCGCTGGGCTCGGTGCTCGACCACCTGGCCGAGAACACCATCCTCTGGGTGGACGAGCCGGCCGCGGTGGAGCGCGAGCTGCAGGACGCCGAGCGCGAGACCGAGCGGCTCGAGGAGGACGCCCGCGCGAAGACGCCGCATCTGCCGCCGCGGGAAGCGCTCTTCGAGCCGCCCGAGCGCGCGGCCGGCCGCCTCGCCGGGCGCCGTCGCGTGGAAGCCGCGCTCACCGTGCGGGAGGGAGCCCCGCGCGGCGAGGTGATCGCGCTGGACGCCCGCCCGCAGCCCTCGTTCGGACGAAAGCTCGACCTCTTGCGCACCGAGCTGAAGCGCCTGAGCGACCTGGGCATGACGCGCATGATCCTCTGCGACAACCGGGGCCAGGCCGAGCGGCTCGAGGAGCTCCTGGGCTCCGACCTCGGCGGGATCGACATCGGCGACCTGAGCGCCGGGTTCGTGCTGCCGGGGGCGAAGCTCGCCGTCTTCACCGACCACGAGATCTTCGCCCGCTACCGCCGGCGCCGCGCGCGGAAGCTCCGCCCTTCGGCGGCGGCGCTCCGCGAGCTGCTCACGCTCACGCCGGGCGACTACGTCGTCCACCTCGATCACGGCATCGGCGTCTACCGCGGGCTCAAGCCGCTGACGCTGGACGGCCAGGAGACCGAGTGCATGCAGATCGACTACGCGGGAGGCGACCGCCTCTTCGTGCCGATCGGACAGCTCGGGATGGTGGAGCGCTATTCGGCCGAGGAGGGGCGCGCGCCCGCGGTCCACCGGCTCGGCGGCACCACGTGGGCCCGCGTGAAGGCGAAGACGCGGAAAGCGATCGCCGACATGGCCGAGACGCTGCTCCGCCACTACGCCGTGCGGAAGGCGCGCCCGGGGCGGGCGTTCGGCCCCGACACGCCGTGGCAGCGCGAGCTCGAGTCCTCGTTCATCTACGAAGAGACGCCCGACCAGCTCCGCGCGGTCGAAGAGGTGAAGAAGGACATGGAGTCGGCGCGGCCGATGGACCGCCTCATCTGCGGCGACGTGGGCTACGGCAAGACCGAGGTGGCGATCCGCGCCGCCTTCAAGGCGATCCAGGAAGGAACGCAGGTGGCCGTGCTGGTGCCCACCACCGTGCTCGCGCAGCAGCACTTCGTCACCTTCAGCGAGCGCTACGCCGACTATCCCGTCCGGGTCGACATGCTGAGCCGCTTCCGCTCGCCGAAGGAGCAGAAGGAGACGGTCGCGAAGATCGGCACCGGCGAGGTGGATCTCGTGATCGGCACCCACCGCCTCCTCTCCAAGGACGTCGTCTTCAAGAACCTGGGCCTCGTCGTGATCGACGAGGAGCAGCGCTTCGGCGTCGCGCAGAAGGAGCGGATCCGCACCCTCGTCGAGACGGTGGACGTGCTCACCCTGACCGCCACGCCGATCCCGCGCACGCTGCACATGAGCCTCCTCGGCGCGCGCGACATGTCGGTCATGACCACCCCGCCGCGCGGCCGCTATCCGATCCGCACGGAGATCGTGGAGATGAGCCAGGAGGTCGTCGGCGAGGCGCTGCTGCGCGAGTCGGACCGCGGCGGGCAGTCCTTCTTCGTGCACAACCGCGTGGAATCGATCGACCGGATCGCGCACTACGTGACCAGCATCGTCCCGCAGCTCAAGGTGGTGGTCGCGCACGGGCAGATGAAGGACACGCAGCTGGAGAAGGTGATGGTGGAGTTCCTGGAACGGCGCGCCGACGTGCTCGTCTCCACCATGATCATCGAGTCGGGGCTCGACATCCCCACCGTGAACACGATGCTGGTGCACCGCGCCGACGCGCTGGGGCTGGCCCAGCTCTACCAGCTGCGCGGACGGATCGGCCGCTCGCACCACCAGGCGTTCTGCCACCTGCTGGTTCCCGCGGGCAAGGTGCTGACCGAAGAGGCGGAGAAGCGCCTCCGCGTGATCGCCGAGCACGAGGAGCTGGGCGCGGGGCTCATGATCGCGATGCGCGACCTGGAGATCCGCGGGGCCGGAAACCTCCTCGGGCCCGAGCAGCACGGGCACATGCTCAGCGTGGGATTCGACCTCTACTGCCGCATGGTGGACGAGGTCGTGCACGAGCTGCAGGGCGAGCCGGTGGACCGCCGCCCCGAGCCCGAGGTTTCGAGCCCGCTCCCGGCCTTCGTTCCCGACGAGTACATCGAGGACGGCGACGAGAAGCTCGACGTCTACCGCCGGATGGCCGCTCTCTCGACGCTGGAGGCCCTGGAGGCGCTGCGCGCCGAGCTGCGGGACCGCTTCGGGCCGCCGCCCTCGGAGGTCGAGCACCTGCTGGCCCTGAAGGGGCTTCGGATCCTGGGCAAGGAAGCCGGGGCGGAGCGGCTCCGGATCGGCCGCGACCGCATCGAAATCGAGCTGCACGACCCGCTTCCCCGGGAGCGGATCATGGCGCTGGTGCCCGAGGTGCCCGTGCCGATCGAGTTCGCCTCGGGCGCCCGGACCCTCCGGATCCGTAAGCCCGGAGATCCGCTGCCCTTGGCGACAAAGGTGTTGCGGGCCCTGGCACCCGTTGATAGCGTTGCGCGCCTGCCTCTTCCGACCGCCGGAAGGTGA